In Deltaproteobacteria bacterium, one DNA window encodes the following:
- the mnmA gene encoding tRNA 2-thiouridine(34) synthase MnmA: MVPKEKGRVAVAMSGGVDSSTAAALLKNDGYEVIGLTMRLWDQRLDDQGEIGRCCSPEDIRDARLVADQIGIPHYVVNLRQAFEEEVVNYFVEAYLSGRTPNPCIRCNDRIKFWRLLRKAEELGARALATGHYARIELDPLKERYVLRRGQDRNKDQSYFLFTMTQDQMARVLFPLGEKSKAEVRQQALKLGLRVARKRESQEICFIPDDNYRRFMEERKGKEIFRPGEIVNRQGKVLGFHRGLHSYTVGQRRGLGIAAPHPHYVLALDTCKNQVVAGRKEELMANGLIAGGVNWISFPKLEGKMEAWVQIRYRHPGALAVISPGDDGKVMVDLKIPQKAVTPGQAAVFYQGDEVLGGGWIEKAF, from the coding sequence AATGACGGGTACGAAGTCATCGGCCTGACCATGCGCCTCTGGGACCAGAGGCTCGATGACCAGGGAGAAATTGGCCGTTGTTGTTCCCCGGAAGACATTCGCGATGCCCGCCTGGTGGCCGATCAAATCGGCATACCCCACTACGTGGTCAACCTGCGCCAGGCTTTTGAAGAGGAAGTAGTAAACTACTTCGTCGAAGCATATCTGAGCGGCCGGACCCCCAACCCTTGTATTCGCTGCAATGACCGGATTAAGTTTTGGCGACTGCTCAGGAAGGCGGAGGAGTTGGGCGCCAGGGCTTTGGCCACGGGGCATTACGCCAGGATTGAACTGGACCCCTTGAAAGAGAGGTACGTGCTCAGGCGGGGGCAAGACCGCAACAAAGATCAGTCTTATTTTCTTTTTACGATGACGCAGGACCAGATGGCCAGAGTGTTATTTCCGCTGGGAGAAAAATCAAAGGCCGAAGTCCGGCAGCAGGCCTTAAAATTGGGATTGCGGGTAGCCCGGAAAAGGGAAAGCCAGGAAATTTGTTTCATCCCGGATGACAATTACAGGCGTTTTATGGAAGAGAGAAAAGGAAAAGAAATTTTCCGTCCGGGCGAAATCGTCAACCGTCAAGGAAAAGTATTAGGTTTTCATCGGGGGCTTCATTCTTATACCGTCGGGCAGCGCCGCGGTCTGGGCATCGCGGCCCCCCATCCTCATTACGTTCTGGCTCTGGACACTTGCAAAAACCAGGTAGTGGCCGGGAGGAAGGAAGAGCTCATGGCCAATGGCCTGATCGCCGGAGGAGTGAACTGGATCTCTTTTCCCAAATTGGAAGGGAAAATGGAAGCCTGGGTGCAGATTCGGTATCGCCACCCTGGGGCTTTGGCGGTTATTTCCCCTGGGGATGATGGAAAGGTGATGGTGGACTTGAAAATTCCGCAGAAGGCGGTCACTCCGGGGCAGGCCGCCGTCTTTTATCAGGGGGACGAGGTTTTAGGGGGAGGATGGATCGAAAAAGCTTTTTGA